A window from Mogibacterium neglectum encodes these proteins:
- a CDS encoding YggT family protein has protein sequence MDLVLIRAITWFCSILQMMLVVTAVLSWFAGTSEFMRGLYQMGTQLTSPLVNPIRKIIYKNGHGQMGLDWAPMIAFLLIRVFQVLAIRLITNVF, from the coding sequence ATGGATTTAGTTCTGATAAGAGCCATCACGTGGTTTTGCTCAATACTACAGATGATGCTTGTAGTGACAGCGGTGTTAAGCTGGTTTGCAGGAACTAGTGAGTTCATGAGAGGCTTATATCAGATGGGAACCCAGCTTACAAGTCCGCTTGTCAATCCGATTAGAAAGATAATCTATAAGAATGGCCACGGGCAGATGGGTCTAGACTGGGCGCCGATGATTGCGTTTTTACTAATTCGCGTTTTCCAGGTGTTAGCCATAAGGCTGATAACGAATGTTTT
- a CDS encoding cell division protein SepF, producing the protein MGFKDALKAAIGMESEDEIEVSEDEIAEEMDKMRGDEKPVAPMGQSRPETGIHKSDAAYDKIEPLISKGPQNKAYSMNGSGPFKMLVIEPKNFDECTKLVDNLKSRKPVIINLEHVETELARKMFDFLSGATYALNGNVQRVTSNIFIFAPANVDIAAKVNRESAEGGQLGEKSSPWR; encoded by the coding sequence ATGGGTTTTAAGGATGCTCTTAAAGCGGCGATCGGAATGGAGTCAGAGGACGAAATCGAAGTTTCAGAAGATGAAATCGCTGAAGAAATGGATAAGATGAGAGGCGACGAGAAACCAGTCGCTCCAATGGGTCAATCTCGTCCAGAGACTGGCATTCACAAGTCAGATGCGGCATATGATAAGATTGAGCCACTAATTTCAAAGGGACCACAGAATAAAGCTTATTCGATGAATGGTTCAGGTCCTTTTAAGATGCTTGTAATCGAACCTAAGAATTTCGACGAGTGTACTAAGCTCGTAGATAATCTTAAGTCGAGAAAGCCTGTGATTATTAACCTAGAACATGTTGAGACTGAGCTAGCTCGTAAGATGTTCGATTTCCTTAGTGGAGCAACATATGCACTTAATGGAAATGTACAAAGAGTGACATCTAACATATTCATATTTGCACCTGCTAATGTTGACATAGCTGCGAAGGTTAACCGTGAGAGTGCTGAAGGTGGACAGCTTGGCGAGAAAAGCAGCCCTTGGAGGTAA